Genomic window (Mus caroli chromosome 14, CAROLI_EIJ_v1.1, whole genome shotgun sequence):
CCCCTGCACATAGGAAAGTGCACCACGCATATCCGTTGCAGATCCCTGGAAAAGCATCACTGTTATCTCTGTAATAACCAGGGGGAATCACCACAGATACAGACTGAGAAACATATGAAGAGAAGATAGAATCGTCTTTGGTGGCAAGAAAGCCGCAGAGAGACCCAAGGGAAGCAGGCTATATAAGCCAGGAGGGAATACCAAGTCCCTTGCCACCTTATTATCCTTGTCTCTTAAAGACATCCAAGAACATCTTTCCATCCTTAGACCAGAGTTCCAGCTCTGAGACTCACTACACTTTACCCAGAGTGTAAAGGCCACCCTGCTCCTTGCTCTCTATCTCTCAGAACAGATGGCACTTAAGAGCCACCTTCAATACCACACCTCATTCCACCCCTCCCTGCAGACGCCACAGTCCTCGCCCTAGCTTTGAACTTCATTTCTGTTCAGCTCCAAATCTCCAGAAATTTCACATCCACATATAATCAGGCTGGTTCATCTTCTAAACCATGGCTGTTTAAAGAAGCACTAACCTCAACAGGGGGAAAGGTCATTACAAAAGAGAATCACAAAAGAGTGAAGAACTCCCTCGGAGGAGTAAGGGACACCTCACCCCAGACAGCATGAAGCGACTGTGGGGAAGAAGCCAAGTCTCCTGGCTTGCCTTTGATCCTTTAAAATCTAGTCCATATGATAAATTCCTTAGCCCACAGATTTCCCTCAAGGTCAGGAAAATAAAGGCAGACTCTGGTTTGGACATGACAAATCAATTCAGTTGTAAGCCAGACTGATCTATGGTTGCCTCATTGCTGAGGTACTCACACTGCTCTCAtaatgagggaggaagaggggttAAAATACagcatctatatctatataacatacacatacagaggcaGGGCAAGCATAGCCTGTACTCACTTCCCTTCTTCCTGACCCCACCTCATGCACACTCgcgcacacgcatacacacacacgcacacacacacacacaccacacactgtcTCACATCCTTGTCAGCTCATCACCTCACCATGGTTCTACCTGCTTTCCATGTCTTCACAGACCTTAGGCCAACTCCAGGCTTCACTTTGTTCCACCCCTAAGGACCTGAAGCTATGTCGCTGTAGAGAGGGTGAGGAGCAGAGCCCATGTGAAAAGCAATAACAACCTACAAAGAATTCTGTGTAGGATGCAGTGGCTTCATAATGACTTGATTTTCGAGTTCCTAGCAAAACGGAGACCAGCAGGTCCAGGAAGGAAGCCATCATCACTGAGGAGAGGACGAACCAAGACTCTGAACCCTGGCTTCCCGCTATTTTCAGATTatagcatttgtttttaaaaggttctCTTCGGAGGTAATTCACGGAGAACATACCCACGACACAGAGATACCCAGACCCTGAGCATCTTTGCCTGCATGAACAGAATCGCATGCTAGAGGTTATGGCAGATGGATAGGTGAGGCAGGCTCAGCCTCTGGCTGAGTTCACTCCCTTAGAGCTCTTGCAAAAATAATATTCAGCCAGTCTGATAAAATGACAGCGGTGTGCCTCTGGCTGATAGCACAGACATGTATTGCTGTCCCACCCTGCTATCTAGTGTTGTCATGATCAAGGGGCCCAACGATGATCTGAGGAACCTTTAAATGTGGTAAGGTAGACCTTAAGGCGTCTACTTCAGACTGCCTTGAAAGCCCACCTCACCAGAATCAAATCCCCATTACAAACATCCTTTAAATTCCTGATCCATTTAATGTATTGAAATCTCAGATTCTGGGACTGGGTCTCCTTAGAGaccatcaaaaaataaataaacaaaagcatattatatatacacaaccCCTAGCTTTAGGTATGCCCATCAAGTATGAGAAATTCCATAGTAcaaacagaaactttttttttgttttttattttttttttaaaaaaaaggcatagactttttttttttggtttgggggttgggAGAAAGGTAATTTAGGGTTAGAACGAACACATGCTACCCTGAAGAAAAGTAAAACCACAGACAGCGAGCCTTGCCCAGAGTGCCTGCAAATATAGAACAGTCCACACATCTGCAGCAAGGGAACTACAGTAATTAACCAAGAAAAAGGAAGCCCTGAGTCTGTGGCGCTGGTTCCATGGGGAATGGCAGGCATGAGGGAGGGTCTTTCTTCTCCTCCAATTCTAAATTCTGACAGCTTCAGTGAAGCATGGCACAGTGCCAAAGAATCCTGGGTCTCTGTTTGATcattgtgcccccccccccactatccTCTGGAATGGCCCTGACCCTCTAAGATAGTATACCAGATATCAGAGAATACGATCTGTCACTCACTCCTAATGTGGTACCAGGTATCTGGAGGGCTCCTACACCTCACACCTTGCCAGGTTTCAACTCCCGACTCCTCAGCTCCATTAGCCACTGGCTTGGTAACTGTCATGCTGGTTTCCAGGATCCctaaggtctcctctttcagagcCAGACCAGCATATTCTAAACATAAGTAGATGTTCTAAATCTTGCTATGCTAAAGCACCCAGTCCCTATTCTCCCCAAATATCTACAATCTTATCATAGCTACGGCATGGACAGTAGACCTCAGACCTTTCCTATTAAACAGCAGCACACAGTCCTCTCACAGGATGACTTACGTGAAACCCTAGTATATAAGAATCACACCTCAGCTTCCTCTTTAAAGGCATAAGTCAGTATAATAAACCATTTACGAAGTCAACCAGTAGAAGCATACAATAAATACATGGGATAAAATTTGGGATAGAATGGGTGAAAACTTTATTTAACCTACTTAAAGATTACTTTcaaagcttatatatatatatgtgtgtgtgtgtgtatatgtatatatataggtagatagatatagatatagatatagatatactgAACAAGAGTGAGGCacggtggcacacaactttaatcccatcATTTGGATCTcggtgagtctgaggccagcctggtttatatagtgagttccaggatagccagagagagctacatagtaagaccctggcttgaaataacataaataaataaataaataaataaacccaaagaTGTTCAACTTCTACAGCACCCCAAAGGCTCAACAAACCTGAAGACCACTTTTCTAGCTCCCATCTGCACTGCTCTTTTACTGAGACTTAAAACTGTTCCTAACAGAGTGCTATGGGAAAGGCACAGCccttttaaaaatccactttcCCTTATCCccagtgtgaatgtgtgtgtcttgtcTATGCATTTGAGAATGGTGCCCTGAGAGGccaaaggtgtcagatccctcggagctagagttccaggcagtgcagttgtgagctgtcaacATGGGTGTTCAGAAACGAAGTCTGGTCCTTTTGGAAAGCAATACCTGTCCTTTACCTCTGAGTCATCACTCCAGTCCTGCAacctgcttttggttttggtttttggcttttttttttaaatgggggggggggtaagtatttttcaaaaatgaGGAGGAATATTCATCACCTAGGTCCACAGACCTTTGATCCTGAAAGCCTTGAAAAGGACCTGCAATACCACGTATAAAAAGATACATGATCTGAGCTTGAGGGAACGCTGGGCTACTCAAGTTCTGGCTCACATGCTAGGCAACCCTTcgtgaagacagaacaaaactAATGAAGATAAAAGTGCCTAACTTGTAAGACTGTGGTAAAGATTTTGTGTGATAACATTGGAAGACCAGCCAGAGATGGCTGATAACAAGAGCTATCACGTTACAATCAGAGCAACCCCAGTGAGGGCTTGCTAAAAGTAAGCtagctgccaccaccaccatgacaaGCCTGATTGGCCCTCTCAGGAGGCTAAGTTTCAGTAGGCTGCACCTCTCCCAGACATCCACTTCCACCAGACAGGCGAGTATTAGGAATGTCTGCACTCCATTCCTGGAGACAATTAAGGCAGACATATTATGTGTCCTTAAGAAAGCATGACTTAGATGCACacaaaatccaccaagatgatttCTAAGCATGCAGGGAACAAACCACATTGAAGGCAAAGACCAAGGTCATCTGTGCTTTCTTAGATCCTCCCTGTTACTCTCCAACCACCACAGAAAGAAAGCTTAAGTTAACcacaaaggcagaaaacaaaatgcaCAGAGATATGCCTAAGAAAACAAATTCTATCAATCTTCTCTCCAACTGATAAGAAACGGTAGcgaattctctttttaaaactccTAAAAACACGCCCTGGATCTGAAACCCCTCCTGGCAGAACTGGTGGGTGCTGGTCGACATCACTGCACAAATCCAGACACTAATCTAGACTGAGGCTGGGGCTTAGCAAGGAGCTGTCCTTGATTGCAGAGCATCGGGGACAGACCTAGCCTTCTCTTCTGTGGAGAAGAGAATTTATACACAATGAAAAATTTGTTCCTTGTCCCAGTggaaagaaatatattcaagttACACCACAGCTATGGAGACAAATTTCCAGCGTCAGGCTTCACTTGactgctgagaataagtgaccaGGTCATTGGCATCAAGACACAAAAGTTCTAAATGGAAATGAACAGCTCACcagccctcttccctcccccttcaccTCCTAAGTCACGTGGTGATCTGTGTAGGTGGCTAAGGAAAATCAAACCAGAGCTTGGGTTTCAGATTCAAATCCTGACCAGGATGTCAAACATCATCCCTTCTCAGGAGGACAGCTCAGGCTCAGAATCTTCACCCAGTaacaaaggaaaatgtttctAGATTTCAAAACAGCAATGTGACTTTTACTCCCAGAATTGGGGACAGCACAATTGGTGATGTCTGAGCCTGTATCTAGGGACTAAGGGCACAAGAACAAACAGAATTTAAAGTTCACATTGAAAAACAGTGAATAAGCCAAGATTTGAAaacaattatataataataaataaaaggtcACCAAAGTCACTGTTCTTGCAGGTCACTTGAGTTActgaaaactctctctctctctctctctctctctttctctctctctctctctcccttctctctctccctctctctccagagGCAATGTGGAAAAGTTTACTAGGATGACCTTCTGTGGGTAACCTGGAGGGTGGGCGTGCCTGAAACCCTGTACTTGAACTCAGCAGCCCAGCGGGAGACTGTTTCAAAAGTGCCTGGAGTGGCGAAAGAGCCTGGGAGCTAGGCAGAAAGTGAACGAAGTTATTTCAAGCATTCCAAAAACAGCAGCTTATGAAACCATTTTGGTTTCACAAATGTTTCCTTCTTGTGCTCACTCGTGTCCTCATGTCCCCCAACACCCAttctggaaaaggaaagggagggtgCTGTTGGTCTAGTGTTTGCCTAGCGTGCAAGAAGCCCTAGGTCTGACCCCCAGCATTGCCTAAAAAATGATGTGCCTAAATGTGGTGGCATTGCGCTGTCACCCCAGCACCCTGAAGCCCGAGGAAAGAGGATCAGAGAGGTTCGAGGTCACCCGCAGCTACATAGATCACCTTGGGAGagtctcgaaagaaagaaagaaagaaagaaagaaagaaaggaaggaaggaaggaaggaaggaaggaaggaaggaaggaaggaaggaaggaagaaaNNNNNNNNNNNNNNNNNNNNNNNNNNNNNNNNNNNaagaaagaaagaaagaaagaaagaaagaaagaaagaaagaaagaaagaaagaaagaaagaaagaaagaaagaaagaaagaaagaaagaaagaagagggaagagtggGGAGAAAGGCGGGAAAAGGTTGGAAGGCCTGGCTGGACTGCCAGGAGTTCTGGCTGACTGCACAAACCCTCAGGCCTCGTGATACACACCTGCCGTGACAGGTAGACCCACAGCTCTTTAagagccacccacccacctcgtACCTCTCTCCCCAAGAACGCCTTAATGACCCCCGCACATCTGGGCTAAAGACTCAGAAAGTCAACTCTTCAGGCATCTCAGAGCCGTGCAGATCCCCGGGTCTGAGTTTCCCCCAGACGTCCTGCCTCAGTTTAAAGATAACCCAGGTGACTCTAGAGCTTTTGGAAGCCTGAGTCTGAGGATTACTGACTTCAACAGGGCTTCACTTACTCTCCGAGTCGCTGAAGCCGCTGCTGTCGCTGACGCTGGCGCTGCTGCGCCGCTTCATGCGCTCCAGGTGCTCCTCATAGTGGAAGTGGCGCTCGTGGAAGGGCGACGCGAAGTCGGCCAGCACCGCGTCGAACTCGCACAGCACGTCGGTCAGGTCGGCAGCGGCCGCGGAGTCCATGGCCGGGGCTAGGGGAGGGAGGGCACAGAGGGCATCTGGAGGGGCGGCCAGCGTTCCCTAGAACGGCTAACTCCACTCTGCCTTTGCCAGTGACAGCCACGCAGTCAGTTACTCCGTAACCTCCCAACCACCCTCTAAAGCGCCTGTCACCAGACACGGACGAGAAGAAGCCTCCGTGGGTGGAGCTGAAAGTCTGCAAGTCACCTAGCCCACCCCACGCGCTTTCCTACTGTTGCCCACGCTCGCTCCCTGGAGCGCGTGGCGGCGGGAAGTCTGAGTCAGGAGGCACCCGTTACGTGTCAGACTCCGGTTCCTTGTCCCGCGtggaaaaccaaactaaacctGCATCGGACGAGCGATCCGGGGACGGGATGCCAGGGTGATGGAGGACAGAAGGGTGGGCAGTGGAAGAAGACCTTAGCGACCTCTCTACCTGCAGGCTCCAGCTTTCAGGGGCCCCGGAGCTGAGAGTGTAGCTTAGCGTGGACGCAGTCCCTGGCTTCGATCCCGGGGCGCAGAGGTGGAGAGGGCACCCCCAAATAGGCACTCACCTGCGGCCGCGACCGCCGCGGGACTGCTCTGCGCCGAGGGTGGCTTCATGGAGAAGTTGCTCAGTGACACGGGTATCAGAGATGCTGCGAGGTGTTGGCCCTAGTGGCTGCCTGCCTGCACTGCGGTCTGCTCCGGTGCTTCTGCCTTGCTCCTTGCCGAGCCTGAGCGCTAACTACTCGCCTGCGCCGCCACCCGCCGGCTACTCCGTCTTATAGCTACgggcaggggcggggcggggcggggcagctGAGTAAGTCCCAGACGACCTAGGGGACGcccctgtctccccaccccctactcccgGCACCGCCCTAGCCACGCGCTGGCCTCTGAAGAACCGCAGTGACGGGTGTCGCCGGAGCCCAGGATACCGCCCCAAATATTTACCCGCCGCTTTCTCTACCACCCTGACAACCCGACCCAAAGAAGTGTCTTTACGGGCATCAGAGTTCTCCAAGAGTTTACCCTGTTTCCCGCCTTCTGGCTGAGCCTCCTTGAGCCTCATCTATGAAATGGAACTGCACATGCAGAGAAATCTCCTTGTTTGCTGCAAAAATAAAGGAACCAAGGGCCTCAGTAGCCTCTGTGAAGAACCAGTCCTCCATCTGATTTTTCTCAAGGAATTTATAAGATTGTGCGTGGACAGAGTGGACAGCTGAGGGCAGTGGGTTGAGGTGAATGCAGACTTCAACTGAGATGATCTCTGAGCGCAGAGTACCACATGGCCAGATGCATTCTGGTATAGGGTCCGTATGATTGAGCATCCATCCTTAGCACAGCCCAGTAGAATTCCTGCCTCAGGTGACCAACTGCCCTTTGCCCCAGGTAGTTATTAAACGTAAAATAAGAGGCCTGCTGGTGGCCTGTGCCTATAGTCCCAGCCCTAAGGAGGATGGTAGAAGGGGGTCTAGGCAAGAGAGTGGAGATTTTAGGACTACTgcgtgaaaagaaaagaaaaagaaaaagaaactacataGTACAATCCTGTCTGTAAAGTGTTTACTGTGCACGCATGAAGATCCAAGTTCAAGCCCCAAAatccacagaaaaaaaaaatccagactgGATGGACACCACTTATAatccctgagaggcagaggctggcaaatCCCTGGGACTCCCCAGCCAATCCCAAAGTGAGAACTCCAAGCCAATGAAAAGCTGCATCTTAAAAATGGAGGTGGGCAGTGCCCAGGGAATCGATCACatttgaggttgacctctgatctGGTCGGGCACAACATACGCCTAGTGCATACCtgtacatgctacacacacaccacacacacacacacacgcaccactAAATTAATGTAAAGTAAGGGGTTAGTTGGAGGCTGGGAATATGATTTAGtgataaagtacttgcctagcatgggtgAGCCCTGAGTCTGAAGGCTCATCCTCAGAcctgcaaaagaaaataaataaacttttcataaataaatataaaacaatcaaaattaaataaagtgaaAGTTTTCAGTCCAGACACCAGACACTTTCTTAGCTACACCAGACACTTTCAAGTGATCAACGGCCATCATCACAGAAtctttggatggtgttttgtgaGGACATCTCCCCCGGTGACTCCAGCCCTCCTAGGTGTCAGAATGTGGCATGCACCAGGTCACTCCTGACAGCCACCCCTGAATAATATAATCATTGCCAGTGGTTGGCAGGTGTGAAAACTGGAGTAGAGTAGCTAAGGGGCTTGCCTACACTTTAGTGGTTTAATAGGAGTCAGGTCTGTCTCTTTTCAGAGCCACTTTGAGGTTAGCCATATCCTGCCTTCCTAGGGTGGAGAAGAACTAAGCAGTCAAGGGAGGCACTGAGCCCCAGAGCAGATAAGCCAACAGCAACAGCCAATCTGGGAGGtgcagccaaaaaaaaaaaaaaatgcaaattacaTGTTCAGTTAGTGCGCAGAGCACAGTTCATTTGTCCACAGTTCACCTGGTGTGCAATTGGGTTGCCCCCAGCCCATCCTTACACACATCTTAGTGCAAAGGCCTCACTCAGGGCTGCACATGTGCTGATCTTGATTTCTTCCCTAGAACCAGGTAAAGGTTTAAACCCTTGCTCTCCAGAGCCTTCTGGCTGGGCTCCATATCCTAGGGCCTTTTAAGGCCCCCACCCACATGACAGTGGTGACAGAGATAGT
Coding sequences:
- the Rgcc gene encoding regulator of cell cycle RGCC, giving the protein MKPPSAQSSPAAVAAAAPAMDSAAAADLTDVLCEFDAVLADFASPFHERHFHYEEHLERMKRRSSASVSDSSGFSDSESADSVYRDSFTFSDEKLNSPTNSSPALLPSAVTPRKAKLGDTKELEDFIADLDRTLASM